Part of the Arthrobacter sp. MMS18-M83 genome is shown below.
ATGAGCATCGTCGCCGGGACGCGCCATTCCTTCCAGCTATGCGCGAGTCCGACGGCGACAGCTGGTGCCAGCCAGACCATGAACTGCGGGGATCCGACCTTGTTGAAAACCACGAAGGCCGTGGCCATGGTCAGGGAGCCGGCCAACAACAGCTCCGTGCGGTCAGCCCCGCCGCTTCGCTTGCCGTTGTGAAGTGCCCAGAATGTCAGGGCAGCGACCAGGAGTGCGGCCAAGACCAGGAGGGGCTGCATCAGTTGTGACATGAACGGTGTGCCTGGGCCATCCACCTGCATCGAGTTGATGTCCGTATTCATGTACATCCTGGAGTCGCCCACATGGAGGACCGAGAGCCACAACCAAGGAGCAGTAAAAGTGGCCTCCAGTTGCATTCCGCGATCGCCCTGCTGGGTGAGGAAGTTGAAGAGTTTGGGCAGCGCGCCCACGGCAGCCGTGAGCGCGACCACCAGGGCGGTGGTCAGAATCCCGGCCGCAACCACGCGGATTCTCTGCTTGACCACGGTGACCAAGGAAAGCATGACGGCGGCCGGCCAGACCTTCATCCAGGTGGCAACGCTCAGAAGGGTCGAGGCAATGAAAGGGTGGGACACTCCGTATGCCAGGGCGATCAGCACGATCGGCGCGGTAAATCCATCCACACGGGCGAATCCCAGCCATCCCATGATGAAGACGAAGACCAGCCACCACCATGCTGCCGGGATGGCCTCCCGACGGCGTCCCCACCCCGTGAGCTTGGCGAGAGCTACGCCGTCGAGCACGGTGATCATGAGCACCCACAGGAAGAAGAACGGGCCGGGACCAGCCAAGCCTGCGATGGCCATCGGTATCAGGGCCAGGACGGGGTAGACCCACGGACTGGGCCCGCCACTGAGGTTCTCATCCCGGAACCCCGCGGCAGTCCAGTCCCGATAGATGAATGTGTCGCTGAAAGCTTCGCCACGCAGGGAGACGATCAAAGCGAACACGAGGAAGACCAAGTGCACAATGCAGAAGCCCGCCAGCAGACCCTTGGGGGAGTTGAGCCTTGTTTCCAACGAAGAGGGAATGACACGATGCCGGAACCGTGTGAGCGCGCTGAAGAATGAGTCCGTGGAAATGGGAGGATCCTTGTCAGGTAGTTGTCGTCACAGGGTGCCGCGAGCCGTTGCGGCGGGAGCCGCTCCAGGCAACAGCGGTTCCGTTGAAATTCATGCGGAACCGGCGTGCCTGTGGGCCTTCGGCATCAAACCAGAGCCCCGTTCATCCTATCTCAGGCCACTTTCGCAGTCCGACCCGGGGTCCGGAGGGCCCCGGGATGCCGCGGGCGGCGATGCTACAGTTGCAATAATCCAAGGCAGCCGCCATTACCACTTTGGCACGGATGCGGCAGGGAACCGGACAGGATTTTGTTTGATGGTGACGTCGAAGTTTCGCGAGCGTGAGGTGAGGAGTTCGTTGACTCATCCAGAGGCGCTTGGCGGCTCCAACGCCCCGGTGCACGGCACAGTTATTGCCAAGGCGGCAAGGACGGCGATCCTTCAAGGATTCATCGGGTCTTTGCTCATGGTGGCTGGGTCGGTAGGTGTCGGCTGGCTGGCCAGCAGCAGCGCCTTGATCCGCACCCCACTCTTCATCATGGCCAGGACTTCTCCGGCAGGCGTGATTCTGTGCACTGTGATGCTCTGCCTTGGCGCACTCCTGCTCCTGCGTTCATGGCTGCGCATTGCCCAGCGGATCGGCGGCTGGAACCCCTCCGCGCGTCGTGTCCTCCGGCGTGCATTGTGGATGTGGACGCTGCCACTGATGCTCGCGCTGCCCCTGTTCAGCAGGGACGCCTATGCCTATATCGGCCAGGGCCGTCTGATGGAGCAGGGCCTGGATCCTTACACCAACGGCATCTCTGCCCTGAGCAACTACTTTTCCCTCGGACCCGACAAAATGTGGACCGAGGCTCCCACGCCATACGGTCCGCTCTGGCTGTGGATTGAACAGGGAGCCGTGTGGGTGAGCGCAGGCATCCCCGAACTTGCCCTGATTCCCTTCAGGCTGGCAGCACTCGGCGGGGTCTTACTGCTCACCATCTACGTTCCCCGATTGGCCGCACGCTATGGAGTGAACCCGGACAGGGCGCTTTGGCTTGGGGTTCTCAACCCGGTTCTCCTCATCAACTTCATCGCGAGCGCGCACAATGACTCCTTGATGTTGGGCCTGGCCGTTGCCGGGCTGTACTACACCTCGGTCAAACGGCCCGTGCTCGGAATCGTGCTGATCACCGCTTCGATCGCCATCAAGCCAATTACTTTGATTGCTTTGCCGTTTGCTGGCCTGGTGTGGGCCGGGTCCCGTGCCGGGTGGGGCCGCAGGATGTTCTGCTGGACGGCCACGTTGGGCTTATCCCTAGGGCTACTGGCCGCCGCAGGATTCGTCAACGGACTGGGATTCGGTTGGCTCGGTGCGCTGCAGACTCCCGGTGCCGTCTGGATATGGTACGCGCCGGTGGGCCTGCTGGCCCATACGGCAGGCTCCGTGGTCGGACTTTTCGGCGGTTCCGGCGTCCCCGTGACGGACGTCATCCAGACCATCGGAACGGCGGTCTCGGCGCTTGCTATCGTCTGGCTTGCCGTCCGCACGCCTGGCCGTGGAATCGGCATGCCCGCGCCGATCGACGACGAACCTGGGTTCAACAAGACCGTGCTTCGGAGGATGGCGTGGGCCTTCGCCGCCGTCGTCGTCCTGGCGCCGGTGATTCAGCCCTGGTACATGGTCTGGTTGCTCGTGTTCTTTACCGTGACGGGAATCGCGGACGGGCCCCAGCTTCGGACGGTCTTCTATTTGACGGCGTTCTTCACCCTCATCGCACTGACGGACCAATTGAGCGTCTTCCAATGGATCCCCATTGAGGTGGTGCGCGGAGTGGCCATCGCCATCGCGGTCTCGTTCATCGCCTATCTG
Proteins encoded:
- a CDS encoding glycosyltransferase family 87 protein, translating into MSTDSFFSALTRFRHRVIPSSLETRLNSPKGLLAGFCIVHLVFLVFALIVSLRGEAFSDTFIYRDWTAAGFRDENLSGGPSPWVYPVLALIPMAIAGLAGPGPFFFLWVLMITVLDGVALAKLTGWGRRREAIPAAWWWLVFVFIMGWLGFARVDGFTAPIVLIALAYGVSHPFIASTLLSVATWMKVWPAAVMLSLVTVVKQRIRVVAAGILTTALVVALTAAVGALPKLFNFLTQQGDRGMQLEATFTAPWLWLSVLHVGDSRMYMNTDINSMQVDGPGTPFMSQLMQPLLVLAALLVAALTFWALHNGKRSGGADRTELLLAGSLTMATAFVVFNKVGSPQFMVWLAPAVAVGLAHSWKEWRVPATMLIAIAVATYFIYPLFYDALSHNNPWMALVLTVRNVLLVVLFCWSVRRLYLLGKKIPANEPAAAAKES
- the mptB gene encoding polyprenol phosphomannose-dependent alpha 1,6 mannosyltransferase MptB, with amino-acid sequence MTHPEALGGSNAPVHGTVIAKAARTAILQGFIGSLLMVAGSVGVGWLASSSALIRTPLFIMARTSPAGVILCTVMLCLGALLLLRSWLRIAQRIGGWNPSARRVLRRALWMWTLPLMLALPLFSRDAYAYIGQGRLMEQGLDPYTNGISALSNYFSLGPDKMWTEAPTPYGPLWLWIEQGAVWVSAGIPELALIPFRLAALGGVLLLTIYVPRLAARYGVNPDRALWLGVLNPVLLINFIASAHNDSLMLGLAVAGLYYTSVKRPVLGIVLITASIAIKPITLIALPFAGLVWAGSRAGWGRRMFCWTATLGLSLGLLAAAGFVNGLGFGWLGALQTPGAVWIWYAPVGLLAHTAGSVVGLFGGSGVPVTDVIQTIGTAVSALAIVWLAVRTPGRGIGMPAPIDDEPGFNKTVLRRMAWAFAAVVVLAPVIQPWYMVWLLVFFTVTGIADGPQLRTVFYLTAFFTLIALTDQLSVFQWIPIEVVRGVAIAIAVSFIAYLVFFDKKTHVLFRPRRGTLKLKLKPKS